One Nitrospiraceae bacterium genomic region harbors:
- a CDS encoding GTP-binding protein yields the protein MAKAKFERRKPHVNIGTIGHVDHGKTTLTAALTKVCADKGLAKFVS from the coding sequence ATGGCGAAGGCGAAATTTGAGCGGCGGAAGCCGCACGTGAACATCGGGACAATCGGGCACGTGGACCACGGCAAGACGACCTTGACGGCAGCCTTGACCAAGGTCTGCGCGGACAAGGGGCTGGCGAAGTTCGTGAGCT
- a CDS encoding ATP-dependent helicase: MSRNITPYVLKRSSDEATPRRLSINYAAELNPQQHAAVTAGDGPALVIAGAGSGKTRTLVYRVAYLIDSGVDPASILLLTFTRKSAQEMLERVGALIGGRSERVCGGTFHSVANTLLRRFGRQIGLEPGFTILDRSDAEDLIALVRSQLGLNEKDKRFPRKGTIAEIFSKAENTLRPLDEILLEEFSHFADHLDDLDRLKQGYQTAKRQKQLVDYDDLLVLLRQLLMQHDMARQSIASLYRYILVDEYQDTNRLQGELIRLLAATHQNVMVVGDDSQSIYAFRGATFRNIMEFPSLFPGAVIYKLEENYRSTQPILHLANAIIDAAPEKYTKHLFTRKLEGPPPALAEATGEHAQSRFVAQRILELREEGVPLDEVAVLFRSSFHSFDLEIELSRHGLPFVKRGGVKFIETAHVKDLLAHLRVVVNPLDTVSWHRVLMLIEGVGPKKVKDLLAALVKSDEPYRVLREVGGRSGAGLKSLSLTLESLTKAQNVGPAEKVSQIYEYYFPILKEQYDDYPKRTRDLDHLQTIAAGYPGVDEFLSDLALEPPDGSVTSVEAPNRDDEQLVLSTIHSAKGLEWQCVFVIWLVDGKFPSPYSFVTDEELEEERRLFYVAVTRAKRYLYLTYPINVFDKGSGMLLSKPTRFLDHVSPALFDQLTLVEEDQRSGWGDYHSRY; the protein is encoded by the coding sequence ATGAGCCGAAATATTACTCCCTATGTACTGAAGCGTTCGTCGGATGAGGCGACACCGCGACGGCTTTCAATCAACTACGCGGCGGAGTTGAACCCCCAACAACATGCGGCGGTGACGGCCGGCGACGGACCGGCGCTCGTGATCGCTGGCGCTGGCAGCGGCAAAACTCGAACGCTGGTGTACCGCGTTGCCTATTTAATCGACTCGGGTGTGGATCCTGCCAGCATCCTGTTACTGACCTTTACCCGGAAATCCGCGCAGGAGATGCTTGAGCGTGTGGGAGCGCTGATCGGGGGGCGCAGCGAGCGTGTCTGCGGAGGCACGTTTCACTCGGTCGCCAATACGTTGCTCAGGCGATTTGGTCGCCAGATCGGTCTCGAGCCGGGTTTTACCATCCTCGACCGAAGTGATGCTGAGGACCTCATCGCTCTGGTCCGGTCTCAGCTCGGGCTCAATGAAAAAGACAAGCGGTTTCCACGGAAGGGGACTATCGCCGAGATCTTTAGCAAGGCTGAAAATACACTGCGCCCGCTCGATGAAATCCTGCTGGAGGAGTTTAGCCATTTTGCCGATCATCTTGATGACCTGGACCGGCTTAAGCAGGGATATCAGACGGCCAAACGTCAGAAGCAACTGGTGGATTATGACGACTTACTTGTGCTGCTGCGGCAGCTGCTGATGCAGCATGATATGGCGAGACAGTCTATCGCCTCGTTGTACCGGTATATTCTCGTCGACGAGTATCAAGACACAAACCGTTTGCAGGGAGAGTTGATTCGCCTACTCGCAGCCACGCACCAGAACGTGATGGTGGTTGGCGATGATTCGCAATCGATTTATGCGTTCCGCGGTGCGACGTTCAGGAATATTATGGAGTTCCCGTCTCTCTTTCCCGGAGCGGTCATTTATAAACTCGAAGAAAACTATCGCAGCACGCAGCCGATCTTACATCTTGCCAACGCGATCATCGATGCGGCGCCGGAGAAGTACACCAAGCATCTATTTACGAGAAAACTTGAAGGGCCGCCTCCAGCACTCGCGGAAGCGACCGGTGAACACGCGCAATCTCGATTCGTCGCACAGCGCATTCTAGAGTTGCGAGAGGAAGGAGTGCCTCTCGATGAAGTAGCGGTGCTGTTTCGCTCGAGCTTTCATTCGTTCGATCTGGAAATCGAGCTGTCACGCCACGGGCTGCCTTTTGTCAAGCGCGGCGGGGTGAAGTTCATTGAGACGGCACACGTGAAGGATTTGTTGGCGCATCTGCGAGTCGTGGTCAATCCTCTTGATACGGTGAGTTGGCATCGCGTGCTCATGCTGATCGAAGGTGTCGGACCGAAGAAAGTGAAGGATCTGCTCGCGGCCCTTGTGAAATCAGACGAGCCTTACCGAGTGCTTCGCGAGGTCGGAGGGAGATCCGGAGCAGGCTTAAAGAGTTTGTCGCTCACCCTTGAGAGTTTGACCAAGGCCCAGAATGTCGGACCAGCTGAGAAGGTGAGCCAGATCTACGAGTATTATTTCCCGATCTTAAAGGAACAGTACGACGATTATCCCAAGAGAACGAGGGACCTCGACCATTTGCAGACCATCGCGGCAGGCTATCCGGGAGTGGATGAGTTTCTCTCAGATCTTGCCTTGGAACCGCCAGACGGAAGTGTGACTAGTGTCGAGGCACCTAATCGCGATGACGAGCAGCTTGTTCTCTCCACCATCCATTCGGCGAAAGGCTTGGAATGGCAATGTGTGTTCGTGATCTGGCTCGTCGATGGCAAGTTCCCCTCCCCCTATTCGTTCGTCACGGATGAAGAATTAGAGGAGGAACGGCGTCTCTTTTACGTAGCGGTGACGAGAGCCAAGCGGTATCTCTACCTGACGTATCCAATCAATGTCTTCGACAAAGGTAGCGGCATGCTCCTGTCGAAGCCCACGCGATTCCTGGACCATGTCTCTCCGGCGCTGTTTGACCAGCTCACACTGGTTGAGGAAGACCAACGCTCTGGCTGGGGTGACTATCACAGCCGATACTAG